aaactcctgacctcaagtgatctgcctgcctcagcctcccaaagtgctgggattacaggtgtgagccactgcacccggccccactccagaatttctgcttgatgctttttaattatttcaatttccttgttaaatttatctgataggattctgaattccttctgtgtgttatcttgaatttctttgagtttccctAAAAcggctattttgaattctctatatgaaaggtcacatatctctgtctttACAGGCTTGGTCCCTGGTGCCTCATTTAGTTTACtgaagtcatgttttcctggattctcttgatgcttgtggatgttcattAGTGTCtgagcattgaagagttaggtattcaTTGTAGTCTTCAGAGTCTGTGCTTgtttccccccaccccctttcttggaaaggctttccaggtattttaagggacttgggtgttgtgatctaagtgtTTGGTCACTGCAACCATATGCATTAGCCTAGtcacactgtggttcttgcagactcatagaggtaccaccttggtggttttggataagatctggaagaattctctggattactgggcagagactcttgttctctttccttactgTTTCCCAAACAAATGGCCTTCCCCTGCCTCTCTGTtttgagctgcctggagctgggagagGGATAACACAAGAACACCTGTGGctaccaccactgggactgtgctgggtcagacctgaaaccAGTACAgaactgggtcttgcccaaggcctggtGTAACCGCtacctggctaccacctatgtttgcttaaggccctagggctctacaatcaaCAGGTGGCAAAGGCAGCCAGGTTGTATCCTTCCTTTCATGGTAGTGAGTCCCCCTGGGCACTGGGtgggtccagagatgccatcTGGGAACCAGGGCATGGAGTTGGAAATCTTAAAATCCACCTGGTGCTTTATTCTTCTGTGGCTAAGCTGGCAAAAAAACCACAAGACAAAGTTCTTCCCACACTTTCCTCCCCTTTTTATAGGCAGAGGAGTCTCTGTGGCCTCCACCACCCCAGCCGATAGTGAGTACGGCCTGGCTACCACTGATGTTCGCTGAAGCCCCAGGGTCTCTTCAATCAGCTTGTGGTTGgttgctgccaggcctgggacatATCCTTCAGGGAAGTGAGCTCCTCTATGGCCCAGGTCAGGTCTAGAAATGCTGTCCAAAAGCTATGGCCTAGAATCAGGGACCACAAGAGCCCTCTTGGTGCTCCGCCCCACTGTGGGTGAGCTGGTACCTAAACTACCGCTTTTactcttctctctgtttttctgaatCTGGAGTCTCTCCTCATCACCACCATAGCTGGGagtgtgctgggtcacacctgaagccagcacatccCAGAGTCTCACTCAAAGTCCATGGCATGTACTACCTGTCTActgctgctgattattcagggcccatGCGCTTTTTAGTCTTCCCTTCAAGACAACAATGTCCTTTATGGCCCAgcatgtgtctagaaatgtcatctgggagctagctTCTCGCAcgggggcctcatgactctgcctGGTGcactatcctgctgtggctgagctggtttCCAAGTTGTAAGATGAAGTCTTCTACTCTTCCCTTTCCTCAAGTGGAAGGAGGTAGTCTttttcagaactgtgagctatGCTCCCTGGGCTTGGAGGAGGGGTGCTGCAAACCCTCCTTTGGCTGCTCTGGTTGATGTCCCCCATTAGGTCATGTGCCCCCAAAGTCCAGACTTTGATGCCTAGATcacctttcaagtttatttagggtTCCAGAGCAGTTGAGCTTGCACTGGCAAAGCTTGCCAGAACTCAAGTTCCAACCACTGAGATGGATGAATTcactctggctagggctggtctaaatgctccctctgtgggcatTGGCTGAGTTCTGCCAagtgttgctttccactgtgacagggcagcataATCACTGTACTCTCCCTCCCTCAAGCCATACAGATTCACTGCTGCTGGGGAATAGGGGAAGGATggtgtcagcaattcaagactgtttttcctacgctcttcagtgcctctttcagtgattttAAGTTAAAACAATGTACTGtaattgctcacctgatttttggtttttatgaaggtgcttttttgtgtagatagctcttaaatttggtgttcctgtggggaGGATGGTTGGTAGAGGCTTTTATTTGGCCATCTTACTTCTGATCTCTTGAAAGTGACTTCTTTAGCTAAATTAATCAAACATAAGAGATAAAATGTTTAGGGCAACTTattcatatgtattatatattctaGAGTTGATACCTATGTAGATACTGGGGATTTATTGAATGTATTAGGCCATTCCcccattgctataaagaaacacctgagactgggtgatttgtAAGGGAGAGAGTTTTAATTGGCTAATGGTTCTGCAGGTTCTACAGCTTCTGCAGGCTCTATAGCAATGCTTAGAGACTtctaggaaggcctcaggaagcttacaatcatggcagaaggtgaagagggagcaggcatatcacatggtgaaagcaggagcaacaGAGAGGGTGAAGGGGTGGtactacacaattttaaacaaccagatcttgcaacAGCTCACACTTggtgcaaggacagcaccaagaggatggtgctatgCCATTTACGAGGGATCTGTCCCCATAATCCAAACATTTCCtgccagaccccacctccaacactgggaattacatttcaacatgagatttgggcagggacaaatatccaaactatatcgtTGAGCAACCAACCTGGTTTTAATATGAAATAagttgttctcaaactttttaaCATCAGGAGCCCCTTATACTCTAAAAATTATTGAGCAGCCTAGAGAGTTGTGGATCTCTatctattagaaattaaaataacttttaggaatatttgttcatttaaaactaaaaacaagcctatcacatgttaacataaataacatttttattaaaaaaaaatatatgttttttgagacggagtcgtgctctatcgcccaggctgaagtgcagtagtgtgatcttggctcactgcaagctccgcctcccgcgttcacgccattctcctgcctcagcctcccgagtagctgggactacaggcgcccgccaccacgcccggctaatttttttgtattttcagtagaaatggggtttcaccttgttagccaggttggtctggatctcctgaccttgtgatccgcctgcttggtcctcccaaagttctgggattacaggcgtgagccatcgcgcccggccccaaaaatattttcttaagaaaGTTAGTGAGAAAAGTGGCACTGTAATATTTTTGCAAACTCTCTTCAATATCTGGCTTAAGGAGGACAGTTGTGTTCTCTTACTGATAATGAATAAAGAGTGCTTCCCAGAATTGACAATTCAAGAAATCAGTGGTGATCTATGTCAAAATGATTTTGAGGATAGTAATTCGAGGACAAGGACCAAGTCTTTTGTATACCATTTTATCCTCAGAGTCTAATacagttcttggcacatagtaacGGTCAGATATTTGGTAGGTGACTAAACTATACTGCAGTGTGTTGAGAAGTGAACAGAAGATACGGATTCAGGGAGCATAGAAACCTCCTTCATGGCACTTGgttgagaaaagaagagaaatgaggGGAATGAGGGTGCAGATTCAGCAgaggactttttaaaataatgttttcatgtgaggaaaaaatataaaaaccaatagagagaaattaagaaaacaggaaagaaatggAATAGTTAGGAACCTAGGCTGGGATAGGGTAGCAGGGCATTTCAAACATTAATGAGGATATGAGATTCCAGATCTTGttgaaatgcaaattctgattcagCTGGTAGAGgttgtgcatttctaacaagcaccCAGATAATCTTAAGGCTGTTGGCCCCAGGGTTACACTTATAGTGATTTTCTAGAACCCAGTTGAGGAAGTGAATCTTGGGCAGGAGAAATACACACCTCTCACATTGAGTTTGGAGATCCAGCCCATCTGATATAACTTTTTAAGAGAGAAACATAATTTTCCAAATATCCAATTGATAACCTTACCCACTAAATGGCTGCATTATGAAAATTGCTTCACTTTCAATTATCCAGAGTCCACCAATCGATTACTTTGATGTATTTAAAGAATCAAAAGAGTAAAATTTCTATGAGTCACAGGAATCTCTCATTGCTTTATGTACTTACCTGCAACAATTGATAAAAACTATTGAAGACCTAGATGAAAATCAGCTGAAAGATGAGTTTTTTAAACTTCTGCAGATTTCACTGTGGGGAAATAAGTGTGATCTGTCTCTCTCAGGTGGAGAAAATAGTTCTCAGAAGACCAATGTACTAAATTCATTGGAAGACCTAAAACCTTTCATTTTATTGAATGATATGGAACATCTTTGGTCATTGCTTAGCAATtgcaagaaaacaagagaaaaagctTCTGTTACTAGAGTGTATATTGTTCTCGATAATTCTGGGTTTGAGCTTGTTACAGATTTAATATTAGCCAACTTCTTGTTGTCCTCTGAACTGGCTACTGAGGTTCATTTTTATGGAAAAACAATTCCATGGTTTGTTTCTGATACTACTATACATGATTTTAATTGGTTAATTGAACAGGTAAAACATGGTAATCATAAGTGGATGTCCAAGTGTGGGGCTGACTGGGAAGAGTATGTTAAAATGGGTAAATGGGTTTACCACGATCATATATTTTGGACTCTGCCTCATGAGTTCTGTGCAATGCCTCAGGTTGCTCCCGACTTATATGCTGAACTACAGAAGgcacatttaattttattcaagGGTGATTTGAATTACAGGAAGTTGACAGGTGACAGAAAATGGGAGTTTTCTGTTCCATTTCATCAGGCTCGGAATGGCTTCCATCCCGCACCCCTCTGTTCCGTAAGAACATTAAAAGCTGAAATTCAGGTTGGTCTGAAGCCTGGGCAAGGGGAACAGCTCATGGCCTCTGAGCCCTGCTGGTGGACCAGTGGAAAGTATGGAATATTTCAGTACGATGGTCCCTTTTGACTTGATTTAGGAGCTCTCAGTTGCATAGAAAGATCTGACGAGCACCTTTTCATTCCCAGAAAAGGAGCGCGTGAATTGAGTCGCCCGGCGGCTGGCTCTGTACCCACTCTGGGAAGCTTGGCTTCTCCGTGCCCATCTACATGCACtggatgatttttctttttaacattttgcccCACTACACTGTTTTGGGGATAGATGGGTTAAGCAAGTTACagataattacatttatattggAATTTTAGCAACTTTTTTTCAGGTTAAATACATCATTTCAAGTgcttttaatgtgtttttaattggCTAGGAAGCAAAAAATAAGCAAGTTCTGCTTTTAGTTAGTTAACCCTATTCTTTTCTTAAATAGTACACTGCATGGTATTTAATATTCCAGGAAGcatggaattttattttgcttgattTTGGGCTCATGAAATAATAGCTCTGTGAAAATGCACATCTTAATGACTCTCTGTAAAGAGGCATTCCTTACAACTGTGATGTTTCCTCACATAAAAGTTACCTCATAAGTTAATTCTAACTTTTATTCTccttgaattttatttcatttcaatagCTTGTTTCATTTGCACACCTTTGTATTTTGATTGATCTGTAGAACAGATGTTAGGAAACCCAGAATTGAACACAGtgaaataaatggtattttaagaaatataatatcttttatattctatttatgATATCCGTaatcaaatgagattattttaCCACATGagtgttttaaataaatagatttttagtTTGCAGTTTTAGGAAAATGCTTTAGATAGAAAAGGTTCTTACACATTGAATTTGGAGTACTACCAAcaatgaatgaatttattttttatattcttacaCATTTTATTGGTCATTGTCACAGATACTAAATACTAAACATTTCAGgtcattttgttttgaaactgAAATTGGAAATAAATCTGGAAATGTTTTGTtgcactaaaataataaaatgagttgtactaaaaaaaaaaaaaaaagaaaattgcttcaCTTTGAAACTTCTGGTCTTGGTAATATAGAATGTCAGTGTTCTCACAGTGCTTGATTGAGAACATGATACTGAGATTATGGCATACAATATAGGGGCTGtacaaaaaaaagacattattagGATCTCTAGCAATTATGTAAAAGTCATTGCTTCGTGGGTAGAGCTCAAACTTTGGTGTGAGACCTGGTTTTATTCTTGGCACTTACTCTGAGTGGTCTTGGGCAAATTAATACCTTAAGCAAAAAGATTCTCATGTAGATTTTATATGAGAATTATAAATGAAGTACATAAAGTCCAGCAGTCACAAATGGTATCTATTATTACCATCATCCTGAGACTGCAATAAGCTATATTGAAAGTAGTCTCAAAGATTGTTTCATGAATCATCAGATTCACctaattttcaaaagaatttaaataagGAGATGGAATGAATAGATTGCATTTTGTTTCCATGCACAGGGGAACCGTGCATATTTCTTCTGTGACTCGGAAAtggtttaactttaaaaaatcccaaaatagCTGAAGTTAGCAGACATGCAATTTACCAAGGATGATTGGAATTTTGATCTTTCCTGTAATAATACTATACCCAAGCATACTGCTcattaggaaaacatttttatctgAATCTTTTACTCTTGGGGGAAAAgaatgctatttttctttttgataactATGTTTATAGAATCTAAATCATCCTCAGCAATTATTTCAACATCTGAAGTTATTATTACCATTCA
This genomic window from Macaca fascicularis isolate 582-1 chromosome 17, T2T-MFA8v1.1 contains:
- the LOC102122728 gene encoding LOW QUALITY PROTEIN: damage-control phosphatase ARMT1-like (The sequence of the model RefSeq protein was modified relative to this genomic sequence to represent the inferred CDS: substituted 1 base at 1 genomic stop codon) gives rise to the protein MKIASLSIIQSPPIDYFDVFKESKEXNFYESQESLIALCTYLQQLIKTIEDLDENQLKDEFFKLLQISLWGNKCDLSLSGGENSSQKTNVLNSLEDLKPFILLNDMEHLWSLLSNCKKTREKASVTRVYIVLDNSGFELVTDLILANFLLSSELATEVHFYGKTIPWFVSDTTIHDFNWLIEQVKHGNHKWMSKCGADWEEYVKMGKWVYHDHIFWTLPHEFCAMPQVAPDLYAELQKAHLILFKGDLNYRKLTGDRKWEFSVPFHQARNGFHPAPLCSVRTLKAEIQVGLKPGQGEQLMASEPCWWTSGKYGIFQYDGPF